CACCACCAATAGGTAGCCCCAGATAAACAAACGGAAGGCTCCCATGCTTACACCTCAAAACCGAAGATGCTTCATGAAGCCAAGATTCATTCACATTAACACCAAAAAGCAtacttttgttaaaattgaCTTTCAGTCCCGAGATGGATTCAAATAAAACTAACACCGCCTTCAAAGCTCGGACATTAGACCAACTCTTGACCCTAACCAACAAGGTATCGTCGGCAAACTAAAGAtgagaaacaaacacaacagACTGTGTCCCAATGCTATACAGAGTAAAAATATGATTGGCCATCATAGCATTCATCATAACATTAAGACCCTCAGATGCCAACAGAAATAGGAAAGGGGAGAGAGGGTCCTCTTAACGCAAgcctctttcaaaaaaaaaacttgcctGTCGAACACCCATTTACCAACActgaagttgttgttgtcgttacGCACTCCATAATCCAGGAACACCATAATATCGGAAAATTCATTTTAGACATCACTTCATCAAGGTAAACCCCAATCCACTGAGTCATATGCcttctcaaaatcaacttttaaaAGAAGATCTTTATTAGACTTTTTAGCATCATCAACAATCTCATTTGCTATCAATATGCCATCCAAAACTTGCCTACACTTAATGAATGCCGTCTGAGTTGTGGATACAACATTACCGACCACATTTCTCAACCTGTTAGCCAGCACTTTGGAAAGGATTTTATAAACACTGCTCACTAGAGAAATTGGACGGAAATCAGTCACACGTTGCGGATTATCAACCTTTGGAGTTAATGCTATAAAAGTTGAGTTGAGACCTTTAGTAAGCTTACCGTGATGGTAAAACTCCGCaaacaaaaaacatcaaatcaATCTTCAACAAATcccaaaaatctttaaaaaaatctcaaattaatACCATCAGGTCTCG
Above is a genomic segment from Medicago truncatula cultivar Jemalong A17 chromosome 5, MtrunA17r5.0-ANR, whole genome shotgun sequence containing:
- the LOC112422134 gene encoding uncharacterized protein; translation: MVFLDYGVRNDNNNFSVGKWVFDRQFADDTLLVRVKSWSNVRALKAVLVLFESISGLKVNFNKSMLFGVNVNESWLHEASSVLRCKHGSLPFVYLGLPIGGDPRKLQFWYPLVDRIHKRLSGWKCKNLSLGDRSGGKEVEGI